In Carya illinoinensis cultivar Pawnee chromosome 10, C.illinoinensisPawnee_v1, whole genome shotgun sequence, one DNA window encodes the following:
- the LOC122279990 gene encoding quinone oxidoreductase PIG3-like, with amino-acid sequence MKAVVITSPGGPEVLQLQEVREPKLKDDEVLMKVKATALNGADTIQRKGLYPPPKGASEYPGVECSGTIVSVGKKVSRWKIGNEVCALLSGGGYAEKVAVPAGQVLPVPHGVSLQDAASLPEVACTVWSTVFMMSRLSAGETFLIHGGSSGIGTFAIQIAKYQGAKVLVTAGSEEKLAVCKNLGADVCINYKTQDFVQRVKEETGGKGVDVILDHIGASYLKRNLESLNFDGRLFIIGTMGGPVAEVDLRVLLARRLTVQSAGLRHRSPENKAVIVSEVEKIVWPAISAGKVKPVVYKSLPLSEAAESHRLMESSEHVGKILLVP; translated from the exons ATGAAGGCCGTTGTGATAACCAGTCCCGGTGGCCCAGAAGTGCTGCAACTGCAAGAGGTGCGGGAGCCCAAGCTCAAAGACGACGAGGTCTTGATGAAGGTCAAGGCCACGGCGCTGAACGGGGCGGACACGATTCAGAGGAAAGGCTTGTACCCACCCCCTAAGGGTGCGAGTGAGTACCCCGGTGTCGAATGTTCCGGGACCATCGTGTCCGTCGGAAAAAAGGTTTCCCGCTGGAAAATCGGCAATGAG GTTTGTGCTCTTCTTAGTGGAGGAGGGTATGCTGAAAAGGTGGCTGTTCCTGCTGGACAAGTTCTTCCTGTCCCACATGGTGTTTCATTGCAGGATGCAGCTAGCTTGCCCGAGGTGGCATGCACTGTTTGGTCAACCGTCTTTATGATGAGTCGACTTTCTGCAGGGGAAACATTTCTG ATTCATGGAGGCTCCAGCGGTATCGGAACATTTGCAATTCAGATAGCTAAATATCAAGGAGCAAAAGTGCTTGTCACAGCAG GGTCTGAGGAAAAATTAGCTGTTTGCAAGAATCTCGGGGCTGATGTATGCATCAACTACAAGACACAGGATTTTGTTCAACGGGTGAAGGAAGAAACTGGTGGAAAAG GCGTTGATGTTATTCTGGATCATATTGGAGCATCCTACTTAAAGAGAAACCTTGAGAGCTTAAATTTTGATGGGAGGCTCTTTATCATTGGCACTATGGGTGGCCCAGTTGCGGAAGTTGATCTCCGTGTTCTGCTTGCAAGGCGCCTCACAGTGCAAT CGGCTGGCCTACGACACAGAAGTCCAGAAAACAAAGCAGTGATTGTTAGTGAGGTGGAGAAAATTGTTTGGCCTGCTATTAGCGCTGGTAAGGTGAAGCCAGTGGTATACAAGTCTCTTCCACTATCTGAAGCAGCAGAGTCTCACCGGCTGATGGAGAGCAGCGAACATGTTGGAAAGATACTGCTTGTCCCATGA